One window from the genome of Lachnospiraceae bacterium encodes:
- a CDS encoding ZIP family metal transporter: MTLKIIQGILIPFVGTSLGAACVLWMKNQWNLFLQRALIGFAAGVMVAALVWSLLIPAIEQADFMDAWSFFPAVAGFWIGILFLLLLDRLIPHLHHHSSEPEGPKASLKKTTMLLLAVTLHNIPEGMAIGVVFAGCLDGTIAIMSALTLSLGIAIQNFPEGAIISMPLRAAGMTKAKALAYGILSGVVEPIAALATVLAASIVTPALPYLLSFAAGAMIYVVVEELIPEISAGEHSNWGTLFFTFGFTVMLTLDVALG, encoded by the coding sequence ATGACATTAAAAATCATACAGGGGATTCTAATTCCCTTTGTCGGCACATCGCTGGGCGCGGCCTGCGTGCTATGGATGAAAAACCAATGGAATCTTTTTCTGCAGCGGGCCCTCATCGGCTTCGCCGCAGGCGTGATGGTAGCCGCGTTGGTATGGAGTCTTTTGATTCCGGCCATTGAACAGGCAGATTTTATGGACGCTTGGTCTTTTTTTCCCGCAGTAGCGGGCTTTTGGATCGGGATTCTCTTTCTGCTGCTTTTAGACCGGCTCATTCCGCATCTGCATCACCACAGCAGCGAGCCGGAGGGGCCGAAAGCTTCGCTGAAAAAGACAACCATGCTGCTGCTTGCGGTTACGCTGCACAACATTCCCGAGGGAATGGCGATCGGCGTGGTATTTGCCGGGTGTCTGGACGGAACGATCGCGATCATGAGCGCACTGACGCTTTCGCTTGGCATTGCCATTCAGAATTTTCCGGAGGGCGCCATCATTTCTATGCCGCTTAGAGCGGCAGGAATGACCAAGGCTAAAGCTCTTGCATATGGCATTCTATCGGGGGTGGTGGAGCCAATAGCAGCGCTGGCTACCGTCCTGGCGGCCAGCATTGTGACGCCGGCCCTGCCGTATCTGCTCAGCTTTGCTGCCGGCGCTATGATCTATGTGGTCGTAGAGGAGCTCATACCAGAGATATCCGCCGGAGAGCATTCCAACTGGGGGACTCTCTTTTTTACGTTTGGCTTTACGGTGATGCTGACGCTGGATGTGGCGCTGGGATGA
- a CDS encoding GyrI-like domain-containing protein has protein sequence MAAELAGVKKTALPKARFIGICYTEKDRENGTFGAKWGEWFATNRFQALEALGALEESEGAYAAAMRMTEGGRDMEYWIGMLFPAGTEAPEGYAYVDMAPQEYALLWIRGNEQSGEIYGETAWNLCLGALQKNGWTIKEDGWSFEIYNCPRFTTPDQDGNVILDYLIPLN, from the coding sequence ATGGCAGCTGAATTAGCAGGAGTAAAGAAAACGGCCTTGCCTAAGGCACGGTTTATTGGGATCTGTTATACGGAAAAGGATCGGGAAAACGGAACATTTGGCGCTAAATGGGGAGAGTGGTTTGCTACAAACCGTTTTCAAGCCTTAGAGGCACTGGGAGCGCTGGAGGAAAGCGAAGGAGCTTATGCAGCAGCGATGCGTATGACAGAGGGCGGCCGCGATATGGAATATTGGATCGGCATGCTGTTTCCGGCCGGCACAGAGGCGCCGGAGGGCTATGCTTATGTTGATATGGCGCCGCAGGAATATGCGCTCCTCTGGATCCGCGGCAATGAGCAGAGCGGTGAAATCTATGGAGAGACAGCATGGAACCTGTGCTTAGGGGCACTGCAAAAAAATGGGTGGACGATCAAAGAGGATGGATGGAGCTTTGAGATCTACAACTGCCCCAGATTTACAACGCCGGATCAGGATGGCAATGTCATCTTGGATTATTTGATACCGCTTAACTAA